One window from the genome of Candidatus Omnitrophota bacterium encodes:
- the purD gene encoding phosphoribosylamine--glycine ligase, protein MKVLVIGSGGREHCLAWKLSQSALVDKLYCAPGNGGTVLLAENLDISATDIESLLKFAKTEKIDLTVVGPEAPLVKGIVDQFESQGLKIFGPRKDLARLEGSKVFSKEMMRKFSVPTADFEVFDSPDKAKEYIDRKGAPIVIKADGLAAGKGVIVARTQDEAKDAIDMIMVDRKFGSAGYRVIIEDCLKGQEASILIFSDGETILPLVSSQDHKAAFDGDKGPNTGGMGAYSPAPLVNDQLLKKIIDQVFKPLIDGLRAEGKPYRGILYAGLMIKDEEISVLEFNVRFGDPETQAILPKLKSDLFEIMLKTAEGRLNGVNLEWDERFCLCVVLASGGYPGNYEKFKEITGLEKLENREDVFVFHAGTKFNQKLLTSGGRVLGVVGLGDTIKDAQIKAYQAIDDIQFDKMFYRKDIGDKALRESLA, encoded by the coding sequence ATGAAGGTGCTAGTTATTGGTTCAGGCGGCCGCGAGCATTGCCTAGCTTGGAAGCTAAGCCAGTCAGCTTTAGTTGATAAACTTTATTGTGCGCCAGGCAATGGTGGCACTGTTTTACTTGCTGAGAATTTAGATATTTCAGCTACTGATATTGAGAGTCTCCTGAAGTTTGCTAAGACTGAAAAGATAGATTTAACTGTAGTCGGTCCGGAAGCGCCATTAGTTAAGGGTATAGTTGATCAGTTCGAAAGCCAGGGTTTAAAGATATTTGGTCCGAGAAAAGACTTAGCTCGTCTAGAAGGAAGCAAAGTGTTTTCTAAGGAAATGATGCGTAAATTTTCAGTTCCCACTGCTGATTTTGAAGTTTTTGATAGTCCAGATAAAGCAAAAGAGTATATAGATCGGAAAGGAGCACCGATAGTGATAAAGGCTGATGGCCTAGCTGCCGGAAAAGGAGTTATTGTAGCTAGAACTCAAGATGAGGCCAAGGATGCAATTGATATGATTATGGTTGATAGAAAGTTTGGCTCAGCCGGCTACAGAGTAATTATTGAAGATTGCCTAAAGGGCCAAGAGGCTTCAATCTTAATATTTAGTGATGGTGAAACCATCTTGCCTTTAGTGTCTTCACAGGACCATAAGGCTGCTTTTGACGGCGATAAAGGTCCTAACACCGGAGGTATGGGAGCTTATTCACCGGCACCTTTAGTTAATGATCAACTTTTAAAAAAGATTATTGATCAGGTATTTAAACCTTTAATTGATGGGTTAAGAGCCGAAGGCAAACCCTATAGGGGTATTCTTTATGCTGGCTTAATGATTAAAGATGAGGAGATTTCAGTTTTAGAATTCAACGTAAGATTCGGCGATCCGGAAACTCAGGCAATTTTGCCTAAGTTAAAGAGCGATCTTTTCGAGATTATGTTAAAAACTGCTGAAGGTAGACTTAATGGGGTAAATTTAGAGTGGGATGAACGTTTTTGTCTTTGTGTTGTTTTAGCTTCCGGCGGCTATCCGGGAAATTATGAGAAATTTAAAGAGATAACCGGTTTAGAGAAGCTAGAGAATAGAGAGGATGTTTTTGTTTTCCACGCCGGTACGAAATTTAATCAGAAATTACTAACTAGCGGCGGAAGAGTTTTAGGAGTTGT
- the purM gene encoding phosphoribosylformylglycinamidine cyclo-ligase — protein sequence MKKVTYKQAGVDVKIGEAFAKKIKLSNLSKVEAFGSVFPLASALTKCKNPYLVSSADGVGTKLIIAQKLGIHNTVGVDLVAMNVNDLICVGARPLFFLDYIACGKVKLTTLDAVMLGIKQGLSESDCLLLGGETAEMPGMYKSQEYDLAGFCVGIVDKAKMINCKNIKAGDLLIGLESSGFHSNGFSLVRKALGPKGIKKYAKKLLVPTRIYVKPILSLLENHKSQLKAIKGIAHVTGGAFYNKATKILPKGLGMVIEKNSFRVPEIFKIVQKAGGISEKEMYSVFNMGIGMILAVDKKYAREFKRQLNKYVKAEIIGQVVKSSKKMVLR from the coding sequence ATGAAAAAAGTTACCTATAAACAAGCTGGCGTAGATGTAAAGATTGGCGAGGCTTTTGCTAAAAAGATTAAATTATCTAATTTAAGCAAGGTCGAAGCCTTTGGCTCTGTTTTTCCCTTAGCCTCAGCTTTGACTAAATGCAAAAATCCTTACTTAGTTTCTTCAGCCGATGGTGTGGGCACAAAGCTAATAATTGCTCAAAAGCTAGGAATTCACAATACGGTCGGAGTAGATTTGGTTGCCATGAATGTTAATGATTTAATTTGTGTCGGGGCTCGGCCGCTTTTCTTTTTGGATTATATTGCTTGCGGAAAGGTAAAACTCACAACTTTGGATGCGGTTATGCTGGGCATCAAGCAAGGCTTAAGCGAGTCGGATTGTCTTTTACTCGGCGGTGAAACTGCTGAGATGCCGGGGATGTATAAAAGCCAGGAATATGATTTAGCCGGGTTCTGCGTAGGAATAGTCGATAAGGCTAAGATGATTAACTGTAAAAATATTAAAGCCGGTGATCTTTTGATTGGTTTAGAGTCTTCAGGTTTTCATTCAAACGGGTTTTCCTTGGTTCGTAAAGCTTTAGGTCCAAAAGGCATAAAAAAATACGCTAAAAAGTTATTGGTTCCGACACGTATCTATGTAAAACCGATCCTTTCTTTACTTGAGAACCATAAATCGCAGCTTAAAGCGATTAAAGGTATTGCTCATGTAACCGGAGGAGCTTTTTACAATAAGGCGACTAAGATTTTACCTAAAGGCTTAGGTATGGTGATCGAGAAAAATAGTTTTAGAGTTCCTGAGATCTTTAAAATAGTTCAGAAGGCTGGTGGAATTTCTGAAAAAGAGATGTACTCGGTATTCAATATGGGTATTGGTATGATTTTAGCTGTAGATAAAAAGTATGCTCGAGAATTTAAGCGGCAGCTTAATAAATATGTTAAAGCCGAGATCATTGGCCAGGTAGTTAAATCTTCTAAGAAAATGGTGTTACGATGA
- the purQ gene encoding phosphoribosylformylglycinamidine synthase I, whose protein sequence is MKPKTLIIRTAGINCDKETEFAFNLAGADTKLAHINYIKEKPDLSSYQILCIPGGFSYGDDLGAGKILSLEFLCWLRESLQGFIDKGGLILGICNGFQVLVKTGILPDIDFKQKVTLTNNDSDRFEDRWVYLRVSSESVWLKGLDEVIRLPIAHGEGKFYAESSILDKIELNNQIALRYVDSQGDEASYPFNPNGSLKAIAGICDSSGRVLGLMPHPERFIFEHHWPLWKDKKISPQGLGFFKNAVNYFK, encoded by the coding sequence ATGAAACCAAAAACTCTAATTATTCGCACAGCCGGAATTAACTGCGACAAGGAGACTGAATTTGCTTTTAATTTAGCCGGAGCGGACACTAAATTGGCTCATATAAATTATATTAAAGAGAAGCCAGACCTTTCCAGTTATCAGATACTTTGTATTCCTGGAGGGTTTAGCTACGGTGATGATTTAGGTGCTGGAAAAATTCTTTCTTTGGAATTTCTTTGCTGGTTGAGGGAAAGTTTGCAGGGTTTCATTGATAAAGGTGGCTTAATTTTAGGCATTTGTAATGGATTTCAGGTTCTGGTAAAAACCGGTATTTTGCCGGACATTGATTTTAAACAAAAGGTTACTTTGACTAATAATGATTCTGATCGTTTTGAAGATCGTTGGGTCTATCTAAGGGTCAGCTCAGAAAGCGTTTGGCTTAAGGGCTTAGATGAAGTGATTCGTCTGCCAATAGCTCACGGAGAAGGAAAATTCTATGCAGAATCAAGTATTTTAGATAAAATAGAACTAAACAATCAGATCGCTCTTCGTTATGTCGATAGCCAAGGTGATGAGGCCAGCTACCCTTTTAATCCTAATGGATCGCTTAAAGCAATAGCTGGAATTTGCGATTCTAGCGGAAGAGTCCTGGGGTTAATGCCGCATCCAGAACGTTTTATTTTTGAGCATCATTGGCCGCTTTGGAAAGATAAAAAGATTAGCCCCCAAGGATTAGGATTTTTTAAAAACGCAGTTAACTACTTTAAATAA